A single genomic interval of Oryctolagus cuniculus chromosome 19, mOryCun1.1, whole genome shotgun sequence harbors:
- the LOC108175467 gene encoding glutamate receptor ionotropic, NMDA 2A, which translates to MCEEHGAVSEVHQNQVGKWENQTLSPRPTVWPSYKSFSDCELDHNHLSIVTLEEAPFVIVEDINLLTEACVRNTVPCRKFIKINDSANKGVNFKKCCKGFCIGILKKLSWMVKFTYDFYLVTKGKHDKNVNNMWIGVIGGSGYHKAVLAVGSTTSMRSVLKWWNSPCPL; encoded by the exons GTGGGTAAGTGGGAGAACCAGACCCTGAGCCCAAGGCCCACGGTGTGGCCCTCTTACAAGTCCTTCTCTGACTGTGAGCTGGATCACAACCACCTAAGCATCGTCACCCTGGAGGAGGCCCCCTTCGTCATCGTGGAAGACATCAACCTGCTGACTGAGGCCTGTGTGCGGAACACGGTGCCGTGTCGGAAGTTCATCAAAATCAA CGATTCAGCTAACAAGGGGGTGAACTTTAAGAAATGCTGCAAGGGGTTCTGCATTGGTATCCTGAAGAAGCTCTCCTGGATGGTCAAGTTTACCTATGACTTCTACCTGGTGACCAAAGGGAAGCATGACAAAAATGTCAACAATATGTGGATTGGAGTGATTGGGGGAA GTGGTTACCACAAAGCGGTCCTGGCAGTGGGCTCGACAACATCAATGAGGAGCGTTCTGAAGTGGTGGAATTCTCCGTGCCCTTTGTGA